The proteins below come from a single Aegilops tauschii subsp. strangulata cultivar AL8/78 chromosome 6, Aet v6.0, whole genome shotgun sequence genomic window:
- the LOC109762949 gene encoding uncharacterized protein, which yields MGALSWAADAVVVIYSLTVAITAPLVVAQGILPRRLFPAPLVAFKLWYAVKFDDYLTAEPPAFFRGLNWLELVFQWPLNVANVYGILAGRPWAATTSLMAGVSTLTSMAAILGDILGSGRATKKLLLVYVPYVAFAVIAILRGLASGSRSPAGSLASYAWKKII from the exons ATGGGTGCCCTCTCGTGGGCGGCTGACGCGGTGGTGGTGATCTACTCTCTCACCGTGGCCATCACTGCACCGCTAGTCGTCGCACAGGGCATCCTCCCGCGCCGCCTCTTCCCGGCGCCGCTTGTGGCCTTCAAGCTGTGGTACGCGGTGAAGTTCGACGACTACCTCACCGCCGAGCCACCGGCTTTCTTCCGCGGGCTTAACTGGCTGGAGCTCGTCTTCCAATGGCCGCTCAACGTTGCCAACGTCTACGGCATCCTTGCCGGCCGCCCATGGGCCGCCACCACATCCCTGATGGCCGGCGTCTCTACCCTCACCTCCATG GCTGCGATACTTGGAGACATTCTGGGATCAGGGAGAGCGACCAAGAAATTGCTTCTGGTCTATGTCCCTTACGTTGCTTTCGCCGTCATCGCGATTCTTCGTGGGCTCGCCTCAGGCTCAAGATCTCCAGCGGGTTCTCTTGCATCTTATGCTTGGAAGAAAATCATCTAG